In Microbulbifer agarilyticus, the DNA window GAAAATACTATATGCGGGTATGCCTGAGTTCTATCGAAAGCACGCCGATTTGCTGTTGTCCCTGTAGTTCGATTAAACGTTAACTATATGTATGAGGCTGGTTTCATGGATAAGAAGCTGCTAGACACAGAAATTGATCACCACACAGCTAAATTCATTGTGGGATTTATTGCCTTGTCATTGGCTAGCCTGACGGACCTGCTAACGCCAGGGGTCAGTATTAGCTCGATAAGCCTGTCATACCATTTAACCGATACTGCCCGCAATGTATTCGTTGGGGCTCTCTGTGTCATATCGGCTTTTCTCTTTTCGTATAATGGCTACTCCTTGTTTCAAGCGGTCTTGAGTAAAGTCGCAGCGGTTGCTGTCGCAACAGTGGCATTTTTTCCGTGCGATTGCTTTGCAGGCCGGGGTGTCGAGGGGGCAGCTGCAGAGTCCACGATGGTTGGGGTTGTCCATACCATCGCGGCAATTTCCATGTTCATTATTCTCGCAATTTTTTGTTGGCTGTTTTACCTGAGAACCAAAGACAAGGATTCTAATCAGGCGAAGGTTAGGGGGTTAATTTATCGGGCCTGCGGAGTAGTGATGCTTGGCGCTATGGCCGTACAGCTGCTCGATATTCTGGGCTGGGTAGACTTTAGCGGTATCACTCACCGCTTGACCTACTATGTCGAAGCAACAGGATTGTTTGCCTTTGGTATTGCATGGCTGACTGCCAGTCGCATGCTGCCATTTATTACCAATGAAGATGAGCGTATAAAAATCGCGCTTTCTGCAAGCTAGCGACCTCATTTGGGTGGTTTCATTGCCCGGGTTTGGCTTTTTCTGTCCTTTTTGTGAGTGAATTCAGCAACGATTCAGTTGCGGCGGGTTAAAAAGTAGGTGTGAATCCAAGGAATACGCACCATGCGCCAGGCCCCATACCGATTACTCGCCGCTCTAGCCATCACTTTGACGCTCGGGGGCTGTGTCACCTACCCATCAGCCCCGCCAGTGATGGTCGAGCAAACCTATGTTCGCAAGGCACCGCCGGTCTACTCCTATTCAGTGATCACCGACCCTGGCTATCGCTACTACGACGAAGCCCTCGGCGTATATGTATTCTACGACCGCAGCGACGTGTTCTATCGCCAGGGGCGCTACTACCGTTGGTATCAGGACCATTGGATCAGCGCCAATCACTGGCATGGCCCCTGGATTCCCGCCCCGAATCTGTATGTCTCGGTCAACTTCAATGATCGCTGGCGTACCCGCTTGCGCCGCCATGGCCATCGCTATGCCGGAGGGCACTACCACAAGCCGCCGCGCCGGCATGCTTATGACGATGGTTACAAGCGGCGGGAACGGCATGACAGCAACCCATACCGGTATGAGCGTCGTGAGAAGCGCAAGGATCATCGTGAGGACCTCTGGGACCGTCGCGAGGACCGCAAAGATCGTCGTGAGGAATTCAGGGATCGCCGTGAGGAACGCAGGGATCATCACGACGAGCGCAAGGATCGCCGTGAGGAGCGCCAGAATCGTGGTAGAGACGGCGTCCAAGGGTTTGCTGGCGTAGCCAAGCCAAAGCAGCGGGCGTTTCAGGCGGATAACCGGGGTGGGGATCGCCGTAACGACCGCCGTATTGAGCGCGTCAATGAACGCCGGAACCCAGGTCGTAATCCAAATCGGGGGTCCAGCCGGGACGAGCGGGTGGTTAACGTTGCGGGCAAGCCGGCCGGCATTCGCGACCCACGCATTGTTCCCGCGGTAGATCGTTCAACAATCGATCGCCGCGCGGCCCGCGACCGGCTCAATCCGCAAAGCCAGCGCGCCCAGCCCCAGCCCCAGCGCCAGCCCCAGCGCAATGCGCCAAATGATCGGCGCAATACGGCCGCGAAGACAGCCCCGCGCCAGGAGCGCCAGCAACCAAAGAACGAGCAGCCAAAGAAGAAGGAAAGGAAAAAGGAAAAGAAGTCCAAGCAGAAAACGGATAAGCGGGATCAGGCACGTACTGTGCGTGATCCGCGTACCCGGCGGTCGAATGAGCCGCGCCGCCAGATCGATTGATCCAGTTTATCAAGTCGCCCAATTAATACCGGAAGCCTACTGCGAACTATTTGCCCGAGCTGGTTGGCGAGGTGTGGTAGCTCATCGAGCAAGAGGCGATTACCAAAGGTAGAAGCCCAATAAATGCGGCGAATTTTCGTCTATATCGATGGTGTATTGGTCTGGACTTCTGGTAAGCATATAAAAGCTAGTTTTAGGGTTGAAGAAGTTGTCATATCAGTAATATTCTATTTCCTATAAAATGTATTTTATCCAAGTATTCGTGATTCGCTAACATAGGTTAGTTTAGAATTTGTAGGGAAGTGATAGCTCTCTTATGACTAGACATGTCTTATTTTTATGCGCCTTCGTTGTTAGTTTTAGTTCATATTCCAAAGAGTTGAACTTGCTGGAGAGCAGGTTGATTGGAACTTGGGCGATGGTTCCAATTTCCTGGCCAATCGCCGGTGCAGCGAATATTGCTGAATTCAATGAGGATGGTAGCTACAAGCTGTATGTCTTTAGTTGTAGTCCGGAAGGCGGCTATGAAAGAAAACCTGAGCTTGACTCGGAGGGGCGCTGGCAGACACATGGAAGAAAAATTGTAACAACAGTTTTTGACTTTGAAACTAACCAAGGTGGTGCAAAATCTCTTTCAGAGATTCGTCGAGAGTTGGCGGATATGAGTGAGCGAGAAGTGAGTTTCTTTCTCGAAAATCAGCCGAAGATTGTTGTCGATGCCTTAAAACAGTCAAGAAAAATGACTGTCGTCGAGGAATATATAACCTCAATTTCTGGCAGTGAAATGCATGGTGGTCAGGAGTGGAGAAAGAATGAATTTGTAGAAATGTATTATGTGAAAGTCAACGAGATTGAACCATTATGTAGTCAGCATCCTCCGCTTGGTTATTCCTTGCGGGATATAAAGAAATTGGCTCGGAAAGGGGATGCCGAAGCACAATATCACTATGGGGAAATGCTTTTCAATGGTCGTGGAGTAGAGCGAGATTATCCAGAGGCCTATCAATTACTACTAGCATCTGCAAATTCGGGTCATGCTGGCGCGCAGCTAGTATTGGGTACCATGCGTAGGTTTACGTGGGGGACGATCGAAAAAGATCTTTCGGAATCCATGAGATGGCTGAATAAGTCCTATGAACAAGGAAATATGAATGCTGCATTGAATTTGGGCGTTTCCTACACTACGGGTCGAGATATGGAAAGAGACTATGAGAAATCTTTTAGTCTGTATCTTGAGGCGGCCTGGTCAGGGTTGTTGACTGCACAAGGACACGTCGCTGGTCACTATTACTATGGAAGAGGTGTGCCTAAAGATTATGTGCGGGCATATGCATGGTATAAAGTTTCTGGGGAAGGTCATGACTACGTAGCTAAATTCATGAGCGATGATGAAGTCAAAGAGGCTGAATTAATCGCGAATGATATTGTTCAAAAATTATCCCGCAGGGATTTAGAATAGAATGAGCGCTTCTTAGGTCGCTCCATTTGTATGCTGATGAGCTACGACATCCATTCGCCCCATTAATACGGCAAGCTAACGAGTCAATGCTGTAACCCATGCTTCCGGTCGATACTATGGCTGTTTTCTATAATAGTAAGAGTAGCGATTGCGATGAAGCCTACCGTACTTGCCCTTTCTGTGCTGTCTATAGCCCCGTTGGCTGCAGCCGATAGCCCATATTTTGATCAAGAGATCCCGGGAGCGAAAGCCAGCCTGTTTGCTAAAGATACCGTGTCGGTGACTGGGCGTTACGAATACGGAATCGCCTTTTCTAAAGATCTGGACGAGATGTACTTCTCGGGGCAGAAGGACGGCAAGCCAGCTGCGATTTATTCGTCGAAGTTGGTCGACGGCACCTGGCAGCCCATCGAGCAAGAGGCGTTTACCAAAGGCCAGAAGGCGGGCGAAATGCAGCCGTTTTTTAGCCCGGACGGTAAGCAGCTATTCTTTACCGCCTATAACGCAGATTTCACCGATACCAAATTCTGGACGGCCGAGCGTGTTGCCGATGGCTGGGGTGCTGTCAAGAAGCTTGCATCTCCGATCAATGACAGCGAAGTGTTCTATTCGACGCTGGCAGGCAACGGCGACCTGTTTTTCACCAATATCATCGAATCCAGCGTCTACCATGCGCCGCTGGTGGATGGTGAATATCCCAAGGTAGATAAGGCGGGTATCGAGTTTGGTATCCACGGGTTTATCTCGCCACAGCAAGACTATTTGCTAGTTGATGCCAAGGCCTCGGGTGACGAGCGTAAAGACAGTGATATCTACGTTTACTTTAAGCAGCCCGATGGCGGTTGGTCTAAGCCGGTTAGCTTGGGCAGTGAGGTAAATTCGACCTATAGCGAAACCGTGCCGAGCGTTACTCCAGATGGTAAATACCTGTTCTTTAGTCGTTATGACGAAGAAGGTGGAGTATCAAACCTCTATTGGATTAGTAGCGAAGTAATCGATGAGGTGCGCCCTACACCCAAGCTGACTGGGCCTTACCTGGGCCAAAAAACTCCGGGTAAAGCCCCCGAAGTGTTTGCGCCGAGTATCGTCTCTACTCAGCAACGTGACTATAGCGGCTTTTTCTCGCCAGATATGAGCGAATTTTATTTCACGAGAAAAGCAAGAGATGAAAATAAATGGTCGCTAATTAGCTACAAAAATCAGAACGGTAATTGGCAAAAACAATCAACCGAGCCAAGGGTAGGGCGGCCAATTTTTTCTCCCGATGGCAATACCATGCATCTGGGTAAGCAATTTAAAACGCGCACCGCCGATGGTTGGTCAGAAATTAAAAGCCTGGGCGCGCCTTACGAAGACATTCGTATTATGCGGCTGATGTCATCGGCCAAGGGCACTTATGTGCTGGATGAAGCCACGCCCGATGGCACTGGCCTTATTCGTTACTCGCGCGTGGTGGACGGGAAGCGTGAAGCGCCACAGCCTTTCGGAGTCGAGATCAATGCGGGTAAATGGAATGCACACCCGTTCATCGCTCCTGATGAGTCCTACATGATCTGGGATGGTGAACGTACCAGTGGTTATGGTGATAACGACCTGTATGTCAGCTTTAGGCAGCCTGATGGCTCCTGGGGCGAGGGCATTAATATGGGCGACAAGATCAATACTGAAGCCGCCGAAGGGGGTGCTATCGTAACGCCAGACGGTAAGTATCTGTTCTTTAATCGCAGCGGTGGCGATGGAAATGGTGATATTTATTGGGTCGATACCAAGGTGGTGGAAGAACTACGATACCGTGATGCCAATAACTTGTCGGCCACAGCAACACCCCTTGAAGCCAAGATCAAGCATTGGAACATGCCCGACATTAAACGGAATTTTTGGCACATTCCGCTGCTAGCCAAACCTTGGCTAGATGCAAAGCCCGCCGAAAAAAATGATGGTATCGCGGTAGGTGAGTTAGGTGTTGATGCAGGCCATACGGAGGCGATTTTAGCCCTGACAGAAGAAATCGCCGATAATCAGCACGACAAGCTGGATAGCCTATTGATTGCCCACAAAGGCAAGCTGTTGTTTGAATCTTACTACGCTCGTGGCCGTATCGATTTACCACACCCGCAATCTTCCGTTACCAAGGCCTATACCACACTGGCGTTAGGTCGGGCGATGGAGCTGGGTTATTTAACGCAAGCCGATCTGGATAAACCCATTGTCAGTTTTTTGAAGGAAATTGACCGCTCCAAGCTGGGTGAGGGTGCCGACAAGATAACTCTGCAAAGTGCCCTGGATATGAATTCGGGCTTACAGATTAGTGATGAAGATGACGATAAGTACGACGCCAACCAGGAAAAATATAGTGGTGTTGGGCTAGTGCAGGCATTCTTGGAAGATACTGCCCCTATTACCGACGATAGTCGGAGGTTTGAGTACTTGGGCGCTAACCCGATTATGGTCATGCAGGTTATTGAGAGCCTGGTGCCGGGTTCCGCCGAATCGTTTGTTCGGACAGAGGTGTTCGGTAAGCTGGGCATCACCAATTACAGTTGGCGCAACGACGCCAGCGGCCTGGCAAGGGGTGAAACCGGTTCAAGCCTGACATCGCGCGATATGCTAAAGCTGGGCATCCTCGTGATGAATGATGGGCAGTTCAACGGTGAGCAGCTGTTGTCGCAAGAGTTCGTGCAACGCCTGAAGCAACATAACCTGTCGCTAACGGATCAACAGTCACAGGATTTTTACAGCGGCGCCAATCTCTCGAACCCTGGCTATACCAATTATTGGTGGCCCCTTGATATGACTGTTGGCGACAAAACCTATTCGGTGACCTCGGCGCAGGGTGCTGGCGGTGTTGCCATTCTGGTGATTGACCAACTCGAGCTTGTGATTGTGGTAACGGGCCATACCCGCGAATCATTTTTGCAGATGGCGGCTGAAAAGATATTGCCGGCCTTTGGTGGGTAACAATTGGGGCTGTTGCTGAGTGCCGACTTTTAGGTTCTGTGAAGTCACAGAGATGAGAGGGCGGATTAACAAGGTAAGGTGAGCGTGTTTCCGGTGATTGCCGATAACCCGAATCTTTTGGGTAGACGTCAAGGTCGTGGATGAGCTTAGAAAAAGCGATGCCGATAAAACAAATTAAATCGGACAGCCGTTAAATCACAATATTTTTTACTTTAATACCGGTAACACTTCTGCGGTCATCCCGCGCTTTATTGGTACAAATACGCGCAGCAAGCGTCGCAAGATGATACGATGCTTGCTCGCGTAATCGATTTATATATCTTCCGCGGTCTGTGGTCCGATCATCCTGCACACTTGTACGATCCTGTCTGCCGGGAAACCGCCGAGCTCGGCGTGTTTGGCAATGATATCTTTGTTGGGTGCCTCATAGACGCAATAGAATTTGCCTTCGGCAACATAACTTTGTTGCCACTGAATTTGTGGACCCAGCGCTTCGAGGATCATGCGCGACTTCTGCGAGATCGCCTTAAGTTCTGCAGCGGTCAAGCGATCTGCACCGGGAACGGTGCGCTCAATGATGTACTGGTTTCCGGTATCGTCCAGTGGAGACCGGCCCGCAAATGTTGGGTCGGTCATAGTTTTGTTCCGGCGCATAGCGTCTCCTTGTAAATTGCTGCCGCAAGCCCCCCGCTTACGGCTGTCATTACCATGGAAGCAGCTACCTGCAGTGCCCTCAATGAACTGCGCCTGAACCTTAATCTGAACTGGAAACTGCCCTTAAATCAATTGCATAGCAACATAAATGAACTGAGCGGCGGGGCAGGGGTCCCGTACGAGACTGGCCCATGGCGATACTGCAATTCGGAGAATTCACCTTAAATACCGAAAACCTCACGTTGACTCGACGTGGGCGAACGGTGTTTGTGCAGGAACTTCCCCTCAAGTTACTTGTGCTGCTGGCCAGCCGACCCGGAGAACTGATCGACCGCGACGAGCTGTTCCGTCATTTTTGGCCGGACGACCAGAGTGGTTTACTCAACGACAATCTCAACACACTGGTGCGCAAACTGCGCCAGGCCCTCAATGATTCCCCGCGCAACCCGCGCTTTGTCGAAACCCAGCCGCGCAAGGGTTACCGGTTTATTGCCCCGGTGGCGGTTGTGGAGCCTGCAAGCAGCGCCGAGCAAAAAGTCCTAGATCTCCAGGTATGTGGGGCTAATTTGGACCGCATTACCGTTGTGCCGGAACCTCCGGCCAGTAATTCACTTTGGAACCGACAACACGTCACTGGTGGCGCGGTGGTGTTTATGGCCATCCTGGCGCTCGCGGTCATCGCCGGACTGGATCTTCCCGGTTCAGAAGATCACGGTACGCAGCGTTTTCATTCGGTAGCGGTGCTGCCTTTTATGAATGCCGGTGAAAACAACCAGCGGGATTATTTCAGTGATGGTCTGGCTGATGAACTCATCAACCGCCTTGCCAGCTTCCCCGATCTGCGCGTGGTAGCGCGCACTTCCTCGTTCTCCATGCAAGATTCGACACTGGATGCGCGCGCCATCGGTGAACTGCTCGATACCGATGCGTTGGTGGAGGGGCGTGTACAGCGCAGCGATGACAAGTTGCGTATTCATGTTCGCTTAGTGGATACCCGTAGCGGTTACCAGCTTTGGGCGCAGAGTTTCCAGCGGGACTTCACCGATACGTTTGCTTTGCAGGAAGAGGTTGCACTGACCGTGGTGGCCTCATTGGCCGGCAAACTGTTGCCAGAAAACAACGGCACCAGCCACGCAGAAATCCATCCGGCTGCCTATGACAACTATTTGAAGGGGCGCTTCTATTGGCACAAACGCTCTGAGGCTGACCTGCACCGCGCACTGGAATACTTTGAGGCCGCCACGAGTTTGGCTCCGGACTATGCGCCGGCCTGGGCCGGGCTCGCCGATGCCTATGCGGTACTCGGGTTCTACGACTATATGCCGCCGGAGAAAGCCTTTGGCCGCGCCAAGGTTGCTGCCCGCCGTACGCTGCAGCTCGATCCAAACAACGCCTCGGCAGAGGCGACGCTGGGTTATGCAGCCTTGTATTTTGATTGGGACTTCGAAGAGGCCGAGGCCCGCTTCTTACAGGCGATCGCCATCAACCCGGACTACTCAAAGGCCCACCAGTGGTACGCCAATCTTCTGGTAGCGGCGGGGCGTTTCGACAAGGCGGAACATGAGATGCGCCACGCGACCCAGCTCGATCCATTGTCGTTAATCGCCAACGCGGCTCTGGGCTGGGTTCTCTACAACGCCGGCGATTACGAGGGGGCATTGCAACAGCTGGAAACTGCGCGGGAACTCGACCCCGGGTTCCAGCTTGTGGATCTCTGGCGCGGCTGGACGCTCGAGGCAATGGGCGATTACAACGGGGCGATCTCCGCGTTGGAGCGAAGCGTCGAGAAATCCTCAGGTAATACGATCAGCGTGGCCTCACTGGCGCGGGTACTGGCCCTGGCCGGCAGGGAAGAGGAAGCGCATACGCTGCTCGAAGGCTTGCAAGAATCCGATGGCTATCTCCCCGCCTATGAAGTGGCCAAGGCCCACCTCGCCGTCGGTAACTGCGATGCCGCAGTGCGCTGGCTAGAGCGGGCCTACGAGCAGCATTCCCATTCGCTGGTGTTTCTACGCGTCGATCCACAGCTTGCTAACCTGCGTAAAACCACCTCGTATAAGGAGATGCTCGCGCAGGTGTTTAAACGCGGTTAAGTCCTGGTAACGAATCGTCGCTATTAGTTGCTAGCGTGCTTTCGACCAGCACCTGCGGTTGCAGCAATCTGTGCAGTTCCTCGAGATCAAAGCGAAGGCGGCTCACCCGCGATAAGTGATTGCAAGAAGGGCGTATATCCCACAACGCCTATGATCAGCGCGACCGTTAGTGCGATCAGTACACCACTGGTCACATATTGTATTTGCGGGCCGCCGCGCTCCGCAGCGTAGAAATACAGCTGTAGCGTCAGCAGCGGAAGCAGATAACAACCGAATGTCCACATTGGGAAGAATGGGTCACCAAATCCAGGCTCAAGGCCCAGCAGCGTGCCGGTAATCAGGTAGCTAAATACACCCACACGCAGAAACCACTGGGCGTTTGAAACTAGGAATAGACGCAGTGCCCATTTCCGATGATTGCCGATATCCCGATTCTTAATGCATCGCAGTGCCATATAAGCAAAATACAGGATAAATACCCCATTAATGGAAGTGCCAATGGCTGACAGCATATCCGGGCTGGTGCCTCTTATGAGTACCAGATAAAACCCGGATAAGGCGAGGCCCAATACGGTTGTAAGGTAGATATAACCATTAATGCGATGGAAATGCGGAAATCGATTACGCACTTGCGGAATGAGTTGCAGCGCACCGCCAAATGCGACGATACCCGCGCCTAATGCGTGCGCAGCAAATGCCAGATTGCCACCGAAATCACCGGCAACGTACGGGGTACTGCCAAGGGGCTCAAATCGGTTCCAGATTTCCAGGTTCCCTGTTAATACGGAAAACCCGTAAAACGCGATGATGTAATAAAGGAACATCCATTGGCCCACCAATAGTGAGCAAAACCAGAATATTGATGCGCCTTTAAGCAAGCCGCGTGGCTGAATTGTCATCGGCGCGCCAGTTGCACCGGATAAGGGTAAGCGGTCGAGGTATCTGCCCAACATAAGATTCCATGCCTGTTGATGAATTTCTAGGCAGAGATTACCTGCGAGAAGGGCGATTTGCGTCCGGACGGGCCCGTTCGGACGTATTAGTACAACCGTTTGCGGCCAGTTTAGTGGGTTTGCTGCCTGCGGTAGGCCGTCGGGGTCTCGCCGACGGACTTCTTGAAGGCCGCATTAAAGGTGGACTTGGAGTTAAAACCCACCTCGTAAGCGATCGCGGAGACCTGCATATCAGAGTCTTTAACCAATTGCTTGGCCGCGTCGACTCGATATTCATTCACAAACTGAAAGAAGTTGGTATCCAGAAATTGCGATAGCGTCTCGGATATATGGTTTTCACTGACGGATATGGTTTCAGAGAGCTTTTTTAACGATAAGTCGGATTCCATATATAACTTATCTTTCGCCATTACTTGATTCAGTGTTTGGGCAATTTGCTGCATACGCTCGGCTTTGAGACTCGGTAGTCTGGCCGGTGCGGCGCTCTCTTTATCTGTTTCTTTACCTTTATCCGAATCGGTCAATACCGGCTGGTTTATCGCCAGATGGGCAAATACCAGCAATATCACCGCTTCAATAGTGGGCAGTACAATACCGGAACCAAACCAGCGGTAGCCGAGGAAGCCGACGATGTATTCAATTGCGAAAAGCAACCATGCGGCGCCCCATAACAGTAATACCACCCGGAACCAGTCCATCGAGCGATCCTCGATAGAGGCAAATCGATCCAACAGCTGGCGTCGATGTCGCGTATGCAGTCTCAAGGTAGCCACCAGATAGGCGCCGGTGAAGAGAATGAATGCCAGCATGGACACCACGCAGGTCGTAACGGCAATTTTCCAAAGCGCGGGGTCGCGCGTCGACGGGTCTGCCAATGCCAGCTTTTCTGCGGGGGAGCTGCCGAAAAGAAACGGCAGCATGATCAATACAATCAGTAGCGGGCCCAGCATCGCCAGAGCATAGGCTTTGCGTGGCAGTGCCTTATCCGGTGACATGGTGGCAAACGCGTAGAAATAGAGCGCAGGCCCCAACAACATGCGTATAGGAAACTGCAATCCCGCCAGCGAAGGTGCGTATTGGTAAAAGCCGGAATAGATATGCAGCTCGCCCAGGATATGTACGAGCAATAAAGAGAACAGTGCAATCAAGTAGGTCGTTTGTCGCTGCCTCGGCTTGCTCAGGCACTCTAGCAACGCAAACAGAGTCACACCCAGCATGCTTGAGTAGATCACAGTAGGGACGACATTTACGGCCATAGCTCGAACACAGTTGCAGAGATCCAATAAAGGACGATCTTATTACCGAATACAGCGCCCATCAATTGTTAAGCCGTCGGTCATACGGCTATTGGGAAAGGTGAGGGCACTCATCGGGTGGTTGCTGATATCTGTGCATACATACAGTAGAATTGCTTAAACCAATCACCCACGTCTCAACCCAGAACAGTCTCTTGCCCCAAGGTTTTCTCCTCACTCGCCACAGCTTCGATCAGCGCGGCAGCACCTGTATCCACTACTGGCTGGCTACCCCCGAGGGCCCGGCCAAGCTGGTAATTGAGGGCGAGCGCCCGGTGTTTATGGTGAAGGTGGCGGACCGCGTGCAGGTACAACAAGTACTGGCCGCCGTGCCCCACGAATGGCAACAGCTGGGCTTCCAGACCTTCGGCCGCGAAGAGGCGGCGATGCTGTATTTTCCTACCATCGATGCTCATCGTCGGGCGCAAACTCTGTTGAAAGATCGCGGCATCGAGGTTTTCGAGGCGGATTTTCGTCTGCACGATCGCTACCTGATGGAGCGCTTTGCCCGCGGTGGCCTCTACTTTGAAGGCGAAGCCCGGGCCAGAGGCGGTTATACCGAATATCGCCAGGTCCGCCTCAAGGGTGCCGAGGTACAGCCGGATTTCAAGGTGGTCTCCCTCGACGTGGAGTGTTCCGGCAAGGGCGAGCTGTATTCCATCGGTCTCTATGGTCATGGGGTGGAAGAAGTGCTGATGGTTGGTGAGCCGGAGGACGCCGACACCAACATGCACTGGGTGGAAAACGAACGAGCGCTGCTGCAGGTGCTGGAGGCCAGGATCTCCGCCCTGGACCCGGACAT includes these proteins:
- a CDS encoding DUF998 domain-containing protein → MDKKLLDTEIDHHTAKFIVGFIALSLASLTDLLTPGVSISSISLSYHLTDTARNVFVGALCVISAFLFSYNGYSLFQAVLSKVAAVAVATVAFFPCDCFAGRGVEGAAAESTMVGVVHTIAAISMFIILAIFCWLFYLRTKDKDSNQAKVRGLIYRACGVVMLGAMAVQLLDILGWVDFSGITHRLTYYVEATGLFAFGIAWLTASRMLPFITNEDERIKIALSAS
- a CDS encoding tetratricopeptide repeat protein, producing MTRHVLFLCAFVVSFSSYSKELNLLESRLIGTWAMVPISWPIAGAANIAEFNEDGSYKLYVFSCSPEGGYERKPELDSEGRWQTHGRKIVTTVFDFETNQGGAKSLSEIRRELADMSEREVSFFLENQPKIVVDALKQSRKMTVVEEYITSISGSEMHGGQEWRKNEFVEMYYVKVNEIEPLCSQHPPLGYSLRDIKKLARKGDAEAQYHYGEMLFNGRGVERDYPEAYQLLLASANSGHAGAQLVLGTMRRFTWGTIEKDLSESMRWLNKSYEQGNMNAALNLGVSYTTGRDMERDYEKSFSLYLEAAWSGLLTAQGHVAGHYYYGRGVPKDYVRAYAWYKVSGEGHDYVAKFMSDDEVKEAELIANDIVQKLSRRDLE
- a CDS encoding serine hydrolase, producing MKPTVLALSVLSIAPLAAADSPYFDQEIPGAKASLFAKDTVSVTGRYEYGIAFSKDLDEMYFSGQKDGKPAAIYSSKLVDGTWQPIEQEAFTKGQKAGEMQPFFSPDGKQLFFTAYNADFTDTKFWTAERVADGWGAVKKLASPINDSEVFYSTLAGNGDLFFTNIIESSVYHAPLVDGEYPKVDKAGIEFGIHGFISPQQDYLLVDAKASGDERKDSDIYVYFKQPDGGWSKPVSLGSEVNSTYSETVPSVTPDGKYLFFSRYDEEGGVSNLYWISSEVIDEVRPTPKLTGPYLGQKTPGKAPEVFAPSIVSTQQRDYSGFFSPDMSEFYFTRKARDENKWSLISYKNQNGNWQKQSTEPRVGRPIFSPDGNTMHLGKQFKTRTADGWSEIKSLGAPYEDIRIMRLMSSAKGTYVLDEATPDGTGLIRYSRVVDGKREAPQPFGVEINAGKWNAHPFIAPDESYMIWDGERTSGYGDNDLYVSFRQPDGSWGEGINMGDKINTEAAEGGAIVTPDGKYLFFNRSGGDGNGDIYWVDTKVVEELRYRDANNLSATATPLEAKIKHWNMPDIKRNFWHIPLLAKPWLDAKPAEKNDGIAVGELGVDAGHTEAILALTEEIADNQHDKLDSLLIAHKGKLLFESYYARGRIDLPHPQSSVTKAYTTLALGRAMELGYLTQADLDKPIVSFLKEIDRSKLGEGADKITLQSALDMNSGLQISDEDDDKYDANQEKYSGVGLVQAFLEDTAPITDDSRRFEYLGANPIMVMQVIESLVPGSAESFVRTEVFGKLGITNYSWRNDASGLARGETGSSLTSRDMLKLGILVMNDGQFNGEQLLSQEFVQRLKQHNLSLTDQQSQDFYSGANLSNPGYTNYWWPLDMTVGDKTYSVTSAQGAGGVAILVIDQLELVIVVTGHTRESFLQMAAEKILPAFGG
- a CDS encoding DUF4242 domain-containing protein codes for the protein MTDPTFAGRSPLDDTGNQYIIERTVPGADRLTAAELKAISQKSRMILEALGPQIQWQQSYVAEGKFYCVYEAPNKDIIAKHAELGGFPADRIVQVCRMIGPQTAEDI
- a CDS encoding tetratricopeptide repeat protein, whose translation is MAILQFGEFTLNTENLTLTRRGRTVFVQELPLKLLVLLASRPGELIDRDELFRHFWPDDQSGLLNDNLNTLVRKLRQALNDSPRNPRFVETQPRKGYRFIAPVAVVEPASSAEQKVLDLQVCGANLDRITVVPEPPASNSLWNRQHVTGGAVVFMAILALAVIAGLDLPGSEDHGTQRFHSVAVLPFMNAGENNQRDYFSDGLADELINRLASFPDLRVVARTSSFSMQDSTLDARAIGELLDTDALVEGRVQRSDDKLRIHVRLVDTRSGYQLWAQSFQRDFTDTFALQEEVALTVVASLAGKLLPENNGTSHAEIHPAAYDNYLKGRFYWHKRSEADLHRALEYFEAATSLAPDYAPAWAGLADAYAVLGFYDYMPPEKAFGRAKVAARRTLQLDPNNASAEATLGYAALYFDWDFEEAEARFLQAIAINPDYSKAHQWYANLLVAAGRFDKAEHEMRHATQLDPLSLIANAALGWVLYNAGDYEGALQQLETARELDPGFQLVDLWRGWTLEAMGDYNGAISALERSVEKSSGNTISVASLARVLALAGREEEAHTLLEGLQESDGYLPAYEVAKAHLAVGNCDAAVRWLERAYEQHSHSLVFLRVDPQLANLRKTTSYKEMLAQVFKRG
- a CDS encoding DUF2306 domain-containing protein, which gives rise to MLGRYLDRLPLSGATGAPMTIQPRGLLKGASIFWFCSLLVGQWMFLYYIIAFYGFSVLTGNLEIWNRFEPLGSTPYVAGDFGGNLAFAAHALGAGIVAFGGALQLIPQVRNRFPHFHRINGYIYLTTVLGLALSGFYLVLIRGTSPDMLSAIGTSINGVFILYFAYMALRCIKNRDIGNHRKWALRLFLVSNAQWFLRVGVFSYLITGTLLGLEPGFGDPFFPMWTFGCYLLPLLTLQLYFYAAERGGPQIQYVTSGVLIALTVALIIGVVGYTPFLQSLIAGEPPSL
- a CDS encoding helix-turn-helix domain-containing protein; this translates as MAVNVVPTVIYSSMLGVTLFALLECLSKPRQRQTTYLIALFSLLLVHILGELHIYSGFYQYAPSLAGLQFPIRMLLGPALYFYAFATMSPDKALPRKAYALAMLGPLLIVLIMLPFLFGSSPAEKLALADPSTRDPALWKIAVTTCVVSMLAFILFTGAYLVATLRLHTRHRRQLLDRFASIEDRSMDWFRVVLLLWGAAWLLFAIEYIVGFLGYRWFGSGIVLPTIEAVILLVFAHLAINQPVLTDSDKGKETDKESAAPARLPSLKAERMQQIAQTLNQVMAKDKLYMESDLSLKKLSETISVSENHISETLSQFLDTNFFQFVNEYRVDAAKQLVKDSDMQVSAIAYEVGFNSKSTFNAAFKKSVGETPTAYRRQQTH